From the Lysobacterales bacterium genome, one window contains:
- a CDS encoding protein-glutamate O-methyltransferase CheR — protein sequence MGDEEFVRWVDLLQRRTGVVVPPDRKTFLVTGLRMRMRETGYASFDTYFDQVLNGARGAIEWATLVDRLTVHETRFFRHSPSLDLIAEEWLPQHMKQHPGASVHAWSVGCATGEEAYSLAMTLDHKLRALDASKVYFGVTATDISNPALAVGRSGLYPRERLAELPEAFRSVYAVAEGKDSFQIVESLRKRVGFAAFNLLDVARSPLKKLDLIYCQNVLIYFARERRKALLDALADLLKPGGLLVLGPGEVLGFANPQLTRIGGRQTLAYCRNG from the coding sequence ATGGGTGATGAGGAGTTCGTGCGTTGGGTGGACCTGCTGCAGCGCAGGACCGGTGTCGTGGTGCCGCCCGACCGCAAGACATTTCTCGTGACTGGATTGCGCATGCGCATGCGCGAAACCGGCTACGCCAGCTTCGATACCTATTTCGATCAGGTCTTGAATGGCGCACGTGGCGCAATCGAATGGGCGACCCTGGTCGACCGGTTGACCGTGCACGAGACACGGTTCTTCCGTCATTCGCCGTCACTCGACTTGATCGCCGAGGAATGGCTGCCCCAGCACATGAAACAGCATCCGGGCGCGTCGGTCCACGCGTGGAGTGTCGGTTGTGCCACCGGCGAAGAAGCCTATTCGCTGGCGATGACGCTGGATCACAAGCTGCGCGCGCTCGATGCCAGCAAGGTGTATTTCGGCGTCACCGCGACCGACATCAGCAACCCTGCGCTCGCGGTCGGCCGGTCCGGCCTGTATCCACGCGAACGACTGGCCGAGCTGCCCGAGGCCTTTCGTTCCGTTTATGCCGTGGCCGAGGGCAAGGACTCTTTTCAGATCGTGGAATCACTGCGCAAACGCGTCGGTTTCGCGGCCTTCAACCTGCTCGACGTGGCGCGTTCGCCACTCAAGAAGCTCGACCTGATCTACTGCCAAAACGTGCTGATCTACTTCGCCCGCGAGCGCCGCAAAGCATTGCTCGATGCGCTTGCCGATCTGCTCAAGCCCGGTGGCCTCCTGGTCCTTGGACCTGGTGAGGTGCTCGGATTTGCCAATCCCCAGCTGACACGGATCGGTGGGCGCCAGACCTTGGCGTACTGCCGGAACGGGTGA
- a CDS encoding type IV pili methyl-accepting chemotaxis transducer N-terminal domain-containing protein: MSTTSANTGSRFGGSAFWGLMAFLSLLALLANVGWRFYKDNQERAAIVYTTDLQVLSQQISKFATEAAAGNLEAFEELKTTRTNIETRVNGLMKGDPKTGIPGYQNDSDAVKIPLNKLNEDWQPINNAANTILSRQELVLDITDTAQEFSAAIPQLTSKVDELFSVLRDSGASGIQIYQASRQMLLADRMLRRVSDILRGGDQAISAADQFARDAQIYGRVLDAWLQGDAGIGIPALTNPAARSIATDVQALYGGIRENVDKIQSASTDLFEVTEAADNIFLASGQLLDSSKNMATGLGKLPAQRMFGNDIVSLIIGGLTLFFAALAGLSQYGATRRQLQSTADLNQRNQEAILRLLDEMGSLAEGDLTVKATVTEDITGAIADSVNFAVEALRSLVTTINETAVQVAAAAQETQATAMHLAEAAEHQAQQITSASAAINEIAVSIDEVSKNSAESADVAQRSVAIAGKGAAIVRQTIQGMDNIRDQIQETSKRIKRLGESTQEIGSIVELINDIAEQTNILALNAAIQAASAGEAGRGFAVVADEVQRLAERSGGATKRIETLVQTIQADTNEAVSSMEQTTSEVVAGARLAEDAGLALGEIEKVSNDLADLIQNISEAARQQSAAATNISATMNVIQEITTQTSAGASQTAESIGNLAQLAADLRRSVADFKLPG; this comes from the coding sequence ATGAGCACAACGTCAGCCAATACCGGTTCGCGATTCGGCGGATCCGCATTCTGGGGCCTGATGGCCTTCCTCAGCCTGCTCGCACTGCTTGCGAACGTGGGATGGCGCTTCTACAAGGACAACCAGGAGCGCGCCGCGATCGTCTACACCACCGACCTCCAGGTGCTGTCGCAGCAGATCTCCAAGTTCGCGACCGAAGCGGCGGCCGGTAACCTCGAAGCCTTCGAGGAACTGAAGACGACCCGCACCAACATCGAGACCCGCGTGAACGGTCTGATGAAGGGCGATCCGAAGACCGGCATTCCCGGATACCAGAACGATTCGGATGCGGTGAAGATTCCGTTGAACAAGCTCAACGAGGACTGGCAGCCGATCAACAACGCTGCGAACACGATTCTTTCGCGCCAGGAACTCGTGCTCGATATCACCGACACGGCCCAGGAGTTTTCGGCGGCGATCCCGCAGCTGACCAGCAAGGTCGACGAATTGTTCTCGGTGCTGCGCGATTCTGGCGCGTCCGGCATCCAGATCTACCAGGCCAGTCGCCAGATGCTGCTGGCCGACCGAATGCTGCGTCGCGTGTCCGACATTCTGCGTGGTGGCGATCAGGCGATCTCCGCAGCCGACCAGTTCGCCCGTGACGCCCAGATCTATGGCCGTGTGCTCGATGCGTGGTTGCAGGGTGATGCCGGCATCGGCATCCCGGCACTGACCAATCCTGCTGCCCGCAGCATTGCCACCGACGTGCAGGCGCTTTACGGCGGCATTCGCGAGAACGTCGACAAGATCCAGAGCGCATCGACCGATTTGTTCGAAGTGACCGAAGCCGCGGACAACATCTTCCTGGCCTCCGGACAGTTGCTCGATTCCAGCAAGAACATGGCGACCGGCCTCGGCAAGTTGCCGGCGCAGCGCATGTTCGGCAACGACATCGTCTCGCTGATCATCGGTGGCCTGACCCTGTTCTTCGCCGCACTCGCCGGTCTCTCCCAGTACGGCGCCACGCGCCGCCAGCTGCAGAGCACGGCCGACCTGAACCAGCGTAATCAGGAAGCCATTCTGCGCTTGCTGGACGAAATGGGATCGCTGGCAGAAGGCGATCTGACGGTGAAGGCGACGGTGACCGAGGACATTACCGGCGCGATCGCGGACTCGGTGAACTTCGCGGTGGAAGCGCTGCGCTCGCTGGTGACGACCATCAATGAAACCGCGGTGCAGGTGGCAGCGGCCGCACAGGAAACGCAGGCGACCGCCATGCACCTCGCGGAAGCAGCGGAACATCAGGCGCAGCAGATCACTTCGGCTTCGGCAGCCATCAACGAAATCGCGGTATCGATCGACGAAGTGTCGAAGAACTCCGCCGAATCAGCCGACGTGGCGCAACGCTCCGTGGCCATCGCCGGCAAGGGCGCGGCGATCGTGCGTCAGACGATTCAAGGCATGGACAACATTCGCGATCAGATCCAGGAAACCTCGAAGCGCATCAAGCGCCTCGGTGAATCCACGCAGGAAATCGGATCGATCGTCGAACTGATCAACGACATCGCCGAACAGACGAACATTCTCGCGCTGAACGCCGCCATTCAAGCGGCCTCGGCCGGTGAGGCCGGTCGCGGATTCGCGGTCGTCGCGGACGAAGTGCAACGACTCGCAGAACGCTCCGGTGGTGCGACCAAGCGAATTGAAACGCTGGTGCAAACCATTCAGGCCGATACCAACGAAGCCGTGTCGTCGATGGAACAGACGACGTCGGAAGTGGTCGCGGGTGCCCGCCTCGCCGAAGACGCGGGCCTCGCGCTGGGCGAAATCGAGAAGGTCTCGAACGACCTTGCGGACTTGATTCAGAACATTTCGGAAGCGGCGCGGCAGCAGTCTGCTGCAGCGACGAATATTTCGGCGACGATGAACGTGATTCAGGAAATCACCACGCAGACGTCTGCCGGTGCCTCGCAAACGGCGGAATCGATCGGAAACCTGGCACAGCTCGCGGCTGACCTGCGCCGATCGGTCGCCGACTTCAAGCTGCCGGGCTGA
- a CDS encoding purine-binding chemotaxis protein CheW codes for MSESAPPMGPFDMLLDYEHRSLAHVAGLPEQIDAPGLWRGIAFRVAGKLMVSSIIEINEILTYPTLTFVPGTRPWLLGVANVRGNLVPVVDLRGFVEGEKNTHNERSRVLVVKQQGGSVGLLVDEVLGQRSFVDENEVVGAIEDDERYRRYVPKQFDLGGVRYLSFSVHALVRNREFVQAAA; via the coding sequence ATGAGCGAATCCGCACCACCGATGGGCCCATTCGACATGCTGCTCGACTACGAGCATCGAAGTCTTGCCCATGTCGCCGGTTTGCCGGAACAGATCGATGCGCCGGGCCTTTGGCGCGGCATCGCGTTTCGTGTCGCCGGCAAACTGATGGTCAGCAGCATCATCGAGATCAACGAAATCCTGACCTATCCGACGCTCACCTTCGTGCCCGGAACCCGGCCATGGTTGCTCGGAGTCGCGAACGTGCGCGGCAACCTGGTGCCGGTGGTCGACCTGCGCGGTTTCGTCGAGGGCGAGAAGAACACCCACAACGAGCGTTCGCGGGTTCTGGTCGTGAAACAGCAGGGCGGAAGCGTCGGCCTGCTGGTCGACGAAGTGCTCGGGCAGCGCAGTTTTGTGGACGAGAATGAAGTGGTCGGTGCCATCGAGGACGACGAGCGCTATCGGCGCTACGTTCCGAAGCAGTTCGATCTTGGGGGCGTCCGGTATCTGAGCTTCAGCGTGCATGCGCTGGTTCGGAATCGGGAATTTGTTCAGGCAGCGGCGTAA
- the pilG gene encoding twitching motility response regulator PilG — protein MDEQGKEGSLAGLKVMVIDDSKTIRRTAETLLKKEGCDVVTATDGFEALSKISDQQPQIIFVDIMMPRLDGYQTCALIKNNQMFKGVPVIMLSSKDGLFDKARGRIVGSEQYLTKPFTREELLGAIRRHVDLKG, from the coding sequence ATGGACGAGCAAGGTAAGGAAGGTTCCCTCGCCGGTTTGAAGGTGATGGTCATCGATGATTCGAAGACCATTCGCCGCACTGCCGAGACATTGCTGAAGAAGGAAGGTTGCGACGTCGTGACGGCGACGGATGGTTTCGAGGCTCTGTCGAAGATCTCCGACCAGCAGCCGCAAATCATCTTCGTCGACATCATGATGCCGCGCCTCGATGGCTATCAGACCTGCGCGTTGATCAAGAACAATCAGATGTTCAAGGGCGTGCCGGTGATCATGCTGTCCTCGAAGGACGGTCTGTTCGACAAGGCCCGTGGCCGCATCGTCGGTTCCGAGCAGTACCTGACCAAGCCCTTCACCCGCGAGGAATTGCTGGGTGCGATTCGGCGCCACGTCGACTTGAAGGGCTGA
- a CDS encoding Hpt domain-containing protein, whose amino-acid sequence MRLQQDIDFTTLNWVKQELDETLKQARQALEAYVDDPADSSLMRFCATYLHQVQGTLRMVELYGAAMVVEEMERVAQGLLDDAIRNKNDAYEVLMRGIVQLPDYLERLQGGHKDIPIVLLPLLNDLRACRGEKLLSEGVLFSPDLSVSMPASAAGPDKPLPDAELKPVASRLRTNYQMALVKWLRDQTSNVAAAGLMNALDGLRSITFHEEGRRLWWVAGGLLDGVRNGLVDANQAVKLLFGRVDREIKRLADAGEQSFKAEPPRDLVKNLLYYAAHARGSDGRVGELKRTYKLEMLLPSDKEIEHARGTLSGRNKALLDTVSTAIKEDLMRVKDALDLYLRTANANPADLGAQSEVLDRAADTLGMLGLGVPRRVILEQRDSLNAIVSGTKPAEEGALLDIAGALLFVDASLDDNIDRLGATAEEPAPKLDGASTMELPQVEVRKILEALMKEVQANLTQVKQDIVAFIESGWQHEKAESIPRLFDEIGGAMRMVQLGEASDLLAAMGKFIDVEVLRRKRVPTADQMDRLADAVASIEYYLEATHAQRAGREKILDVTRESLEDLGYWPMPADEPEAAADATVEMATLPLEATAPVAPEAASDTMLTSISLPGAAEVDQFVANIDTGKSGMDYVETVPSVEPVVPEMRTVVEIAPGRGVEDLVVGTAPTPPESPPSQDVAGLKFADAVSGAQALQAASASGSDAESEEVEYEYDWIEEDREVIEEAPVADGGAFQAVPSDDIDEEIREVFLEEVQEEVENLNRSLPDWKNNTADFERLKPVRRSFHTMKGSGRLVGAMALGEFSWKVENMLNRVLDKSIAISPAVIDLLEQAVAALPALLAALRGEQLRGVDIPQIIEVAEKLSAGEEAWVRPAEPVKRIEKVRVQVKRVKPKPVVVAPPPSPIVEAPIELTESFDIHADDIHTESAQEPEHVAFVATPIAQHSVDPMMLEILRSEVATHLQAVRAYLTECRASGAGQPVSESLLRAVHTMHGAVAMVDLPAVGPLLAPLEGYFKRLRGAGEAPTLAGVDAVEETASIIEQVVAGADQPEFVAPDTAVLAEQLIRFRNGLPEPDSVLGVFNVSVDEEESAVAVDPSDADETTEFAAAALVSDAGSIEASVSPQDDNIELTELAGDDAWTWDDTAESSALPEITLDESTFAAESTDESMPMPTADVVVEEISLDSAPVMADEAPVLEVEDADLAYRDDLPEVAAVAAMAVPDAAVADPADSGFVALEDWSIEQAFADASSEPALPELGDEVSTPDELMLVASASTPMPAEAAANAFVDVPAPVAAAAAHDVMYVQVEPDQNPEGSLELPDMDEDLLEIFVQEGGDILDAADTMMARLREQPHEREIVSGLQRELHTLKGGSRMAGLAPIGDLSHAMEALLELVSDGRRSMDRVSLESLERGFDRLHQLVQRVAKRQAIGMPVNVIARFDALVAGEEIPTIGGASVAVETAAAAIEPAVAPTQAAPAVEASPAPVATTPAPAPRAMREMVEEVEEAGRVAQEMIRVRSDLLDNLVNYAGEVSIYRSRLEQQMGTFRFNLQELDQTVTRLREQLRKLEIETEAQIIARYQREHETADAEFDPLELDRFSTLQQLSRALAESVSDLAALQSALDDLTRQAETLLLQQSRVSSDLQEGLMRTRMVPFDSVVPRLRRLMRQTAGELGKRAQLRVEGAQGEMDRNVLDRMTAPLEHMLRNSLAHGIELPGDRADVGKNEEGTVNIAISREATEVVIRVTDDGRGMDRDAIRRKAIERGLMKPDAQLSDRDLFGFVLETGFSTAETVSKIAGRGVGMDVVHSEIKQLGGSLSIDSTRGKGSQFTVRLPFTLAVTQAILVRLGEHLFAVPMSSVQGVVRIRREDLDARMHQPNPSYSYGGDDYTIYEMHDLLGTVSHRATDDAQVPLLMIRSGDQRAAVRVDAVLGSREVVVKSVGPQISSVPGIFGATIMGDGSVVMILDMAPLVRKVAALRQTVIDEQGQEVPYLPVQTPVVAERRQPLVMVVDDSITMRKVTSRVLERNDIEVTTAKDGLDAVEKIQDRIPDLVLLDIEMPRMDGYEFATYMRNDPRLKAVPIIMITSRTGEKHRQRAMEIGVDRYLGKPYQEADLLRNVDEILRLTRAVH is encoded by the coding sequence ATGCGTCTGCAACAAGATATCGATTTCACCACCCTCAATTGGGTCAAGCAGGAACTCGACGAAACGCTCAAGCAGGCGCGCCAGGCGCTTGAGGCGTATGTCGACGATCCCGCCGACTCCAGCCTGATGCGGTTCTGCGCCACCTACCTGCATCAGGTGCAGGGCACCTTGCGCATGGTCGAGTTGTATGGCGCCGCCATGGTCGTCGAGGAGATGGAACGCGTCGCGCAGGGCCTGCTCGACGATGCCATCCGCAACAAGAACGATGCCTACGAAGTGCTGATGCGCGGCATCGTGCAGCTGCCCGACTATCTCGAGCGATTGCAGGGCGGTCACAAGGACATCCCGATTGTCCTGTTGCCGCTGCTGAACGATTTGCGGGCCTGCCGCGGCGAAAAGCTGCTGAGTGAGGGTGTGCTGTTCTCGCCCGACTTGTCGGTGTCGATGCCGGCCAGTGCCGCGGGTCCCGACAAACCCTTGCCGGACGCAGAGCTCAAGCCAGTTGCATCGCGGCTGCGCACCAATTACCAGATGGCCTTGGTGAAGTGGTTGCGCGACCAGACATCGAATGTTGCTGCCGCCGGTCTGATGAATGCGCTGGATGGCCTGCGCAGCATCACGTTCCACGAGGAAGGTCGACGGTTGTGGTGGGTGGCTGGCGGCCTGCTCGATGGCGTGCGCAATGGCTTGGTCGACGCCAATCAGGCGGTCAAGCTGCTGTTCGGACGCGTGGATCGTGAAATCAAGCGCCTCGCCGATGCCGGCGAACAGTCGTTCAAGGCCGAGCCGCCGCGCGACCTGGTCAAGAACCTGCTTTATTACGCAGCACACGCCCGTGGTTCCGACGGTCGCGTGGGTGAATTGAAGCGAACCTACAAGCTCGAGATGCTGCTGCCGAGCGACAAGGAAATCGAACACGCGCGTGGCACGCTCAGTGGTCGCAACAAGGCGCTGCTCGACACGGTGTCGACCGCGATCAAGGAAGACCTCATGCGCGTCAAGGACGCGCTCGATCTCTATCTGCGTACCGCGAACGCGAACCCCGCCGATCTCGGTGCGCAGTCGGAAGTGCTGGATCGCGCAGCCGATACGCTCGGCATGCTCGGTCTCGGTGTGCCGCGTCGCGTCATCCTGGAGCAGCGCGACAGCCTGAACGCGATCGTCAGTGGCACCAAGCCGGCCGAAGAAGGCGCCTTGCTCGACATCGCTGGTGCCCTGCTGTTCGTCGATGCATCGCTGGACGACAACATCGATCGCCTCGGTGCGACGGCCGAAGAGCCGGCACCCAAGCTCGACGGTGCCAGCACGATGGAGCTGCCGCAGGTCGAGGTGCGCAAGATCCTCGAAGCGTTGATGAAGGAAGTCCAGGCCAACCTCACACAGGTCAAGCAGGACATCGTCGCTTTCATCGAATCGGGTTGGCAGCACGAAAAAGCCGAATCGATCCCGCGCCTTTTCGACGAGATCGGCGGTGCGATGCGCATGGTTCAGCTCGGTGAGGCGAGCGACCTGCTCGCTGCAATGGGCAAGTTCATCGATGTGGAAGTGCTGCGCCGCAAGCGCGTGCCGACGGCCGACCAGATGGATCGATTGGCCGATGCCGTGGCCAGTATCGAGTATTACCTCGAGGCCACGCATGCCCAGCGTGCCGGGCGCGAGAAGATCCTCGATGTGACCCGTGAAAGCCTGGAGGATCTGGGCTATTGGCCGATGCCGGCCGACGAGCCGGAAGCAGCTGCCGACGCCACCGTCGAGATGGCGACGCTTCCGCTCGAGGCGACGGCGCCAGTCGCGCCGGAGGCAGCGAGCGACACCATGTTGACGTCGATCAGCCTGCCCGGAGCGGCCGAGGTCGATCAGTTCGTCGCGAATATCGATACCGGCAAGTCCGGCATGGATTACGTCGAGACCGTGCCATCGGTCGAGCCGGTCGTGCCAGAGATGCGCACGGTCGTCGAGATCGCGCCGGGCCGCGGCGTGGAAGACCTGGTCGTCGGCACAGCGCCGACGCCGCCCGAGTCTCCGCCGTCGCAGGACGTCGCGGGCCTCAAGTTTGCCGATGCCGTCAGCGGTGCCCAGGCCTTGCAGGCGGCCTCCGCCAGTGGCAGCGATGCCGAAAGCGAAGAAGTCGAATACGAATACGACTGGATCGAGGAAGACCGCGAAGTCATCGAAGAGGCTCCGGTCGCCGACGGCGGCGCCTTCCAGGCCGTGCCTTCGGACGACATCGACGAGGAAATCCGTGAAGTCTTCCTTGAAGAAGTGCAGGAAGAGGTCGAAAACCTCAATCGCAGTTTGCCGGACTGGAAGAACAACACCGCCGACTTCGAGCGCTTGAAGCCGGTACGCCGCTCGTTCCACACGATGAAGGGCAGCGGTCGACTGGTCGGCGCCATGGCGCTCGGCGAATTCAGCTGGAAGGTCGAGAACATGCTGAATCGGGTGCTCGACAAGAGCATCGCGATCTCGCCAGCAGTCATCGACTTGCTCGAGCAGGCAGTGGCGGCCTTGCCGGCGCTGCTCGCGGCCTTGCGCGGCGAGCAACTGCGTGGTGTTGATATTCCGCAGATCATCGAAGTGGCCGAGAAACTCTCGGCAGGCGAAGAGGCCTGGGTGCGCCCGGCCGAGCCGGTGAAGCGCATCGAGAAGGTTCGCGTGCAGGTCAAGCGCGTGAAGCCGAAGCCGGTGGTCGTTGCGCCCCCGCCGTCTCCGATCGTCGAAGCCCCGATTGAACTGACCGAGTCTTTCGACATTCACGCCGACGACATCCATACCGAATCGGCGCAGGAACCGGAGCACGTGGCATTCGTGGCCACGCCGATCGCGCAGCATTCGGTCGATCCGATGATGCTGGAGATCTTGCGCAGCGAAGTCGCGACACATTTGCAGGCAGTGCGTGCCTATCTGACCGAATGTCGTGCGAGTGGTGCGGGGCAGCCGGTCTCGGAGTCCCTGTTGCGCGCGGTACACACGATGCATGGCGCGGTGGCGATGGTCGATCTGCCAGCAGTCGGGCCGCTGTTGGCGCCGCTCGAAGGCTATTTCAAGCGCTTGCGCGGCGCTGGAGAAGCACCGACCCTGGCCGGTGTCGACGCCGTGGAAGAGACGGCATCGATCATCGAGCAGGTCGTTGCAGGGGCGGATCAGCCGGAATTCGTCGCACCCGATACTGCGGTGCTGGCTGAACAGCTGATTCGGTTCCGCAATGGCCTGCCCGAGCCAGACAGCGTGCTCGGTGTCTTCAATGTCAGCGTCGACGAAGAGGAATCGGCGGTTGCGGTCGATCCGTCCGATGCCGATGAAACGACTGAATTCGCGGCTGCGGCCCTGGTGTCGGATGCCGGGTCGATCGAGGCGTCCGTGTCGCCGCAGGACGACAACATCGAGTTGACCGAGCTGGCGGGCGACGATGCCTGGACCTGGGACGACACGGCGGAATCGTCAGCGCTTCCGGAGATCACGCTGGACGAATCGACGTTCGCGGCCGAATCGACCGATGAATCCATGCCGATGCCGACTGCAGATGTGGTCGTCGAAGAGATTTCCCTCGACAGCGCGCCGGTGATGGCCGACGAGGCGCCGGTTCTGGAAGTCGAGGATGCCGATCTCGCCTATCGCGACGACCTGCCGGAGGTGGCGGCAGTGGCCGCGATGGCCGTACCGGACGCGGCGGTTGCAGATCCGGCAGACAGTGGATTCGTCGCGCTTGAGGACTGGTCGATCGAACAGGCCTTCGCAGATGCCTCGTCCGAGCCGGCGTTGCCGGAACTCGGCGACGAAGTGTCGACTCCGGATGAATTGATGCTGGTGGCGTCGGCGTCGACTCCGATGCCTGCGGAAGCAGCGGCCAACGCGTTCGTCGATGTGCCAGCGCCAGTCGCGGCAGCTGCGGCACACGATGTCATGTACGTTCAAGTGGAGCCCGACCAGAATCCGGAAGGATCGCTGGAACTCCCGGACATGGACGAGGACCTGCTCGAGATCTTCGTGCAGGAAGGTGGCGATATCCTCGATGCCGCCGACACGATGATGGCCCGCTTGCGTGAACAGCCGCACGAGCGCGAGATCGTGAGCGGACTGCAGCGCGAATTGCACACTCTGAAAGGCGGCTCGCGCATGGCCGGCCTGGCGCCGATCGGCGACCTCAGCCATGCCATGGAAGCGTTGCTGGAACTGGTTTCGGACGGCCGTCGTTCGATGGATCGTGTGTCGCTGGAATCGCTGGAGCGCGGTTTCGATCGACTGCATCAGCTGGTGCAGCGTGTCGCAAAACGCCAGGCCATCGGCATGCCGGTCAACGTGATCGCACGCTTCGATGCCTTGGTGGCCGGCGAGGAGATTCCGACCATCGGCGGCGCATCGGTCGCAGTCGAAACCGCCGCGGCCGCCATCGAGCCTGCGGTCGCCCCGACCCAGGCGGCGCCTGCGGTCGAAGCATCGCCAGCACCCGTCGCAACTACGCCCGCGCCTGCACCGCGCGCGATGCGCGAGATGGTCGAGGAAGTGGAAGAGGCTGGTCGGGTCGCGCAGGAAATGATCCGTGTCCGCTCCGATCTGCTCGACAATCTCGTCAACTATGCCGGCGAAGTGTCGATCTACCGCTCGCGTCTCGAGCAGCAGATGGGCACGTTCCGCTTCAACTTGCAGGAACTCGATCAAACGGTGACGCGTCTGCGCGAGCAGCTGCGCAAGCTCGAAATCGAGACTGAAGCCCAGATCATCGCGCGCTATCAGCGCGAGCACGAGACCGCGGACGCGGAATTCGACCCGCTCGAGCTCGATCGCTTCTCGACCTTGCAGCAGTTGTCCCGCGCGCTGGCCGAGTCGGTATCCGACTTGGCGGCCTTGCAAAGCGCACTGGACGATTTGACGCGCCAGGCGGAAACCCTGCTGCTGCAGCAGTCGCGTGTCAGTTCCGATCTTCAGGAAGGCCTCATGCGCACGCGCATGGTGCCGTTCGACTCGGTGGTGCCGCGATTGCGTCGCCTGATGCGTCAGACCGCCGGTGAACTCGGCAAGCGCGCCCAGCTGCGCGTCGAGGGTGCACAGGGTGAAATGGATCGCAACGTCCTCGATCGAATGACTGCGCCGCTCGAACACATGCTGCGCAATTCGCTCGCGCACGGCATCGAGTTGCCCGGTGATCGCGCCGACGTCGGCAAGAACGAGGAAGGTACCGTCAACATCGCGATTTCTCGCGAGGCGACGGAAGTCGTGATCCGTGTGACCGATGACGGGCGAGGCATGGACCGCGACGCGATCCGTCGCAAGGCGATCGAGCGCGGCTTGATGAAGCCGGATGCGCAGTTGTCCGACCGCGACCTGTTCGGCTTCGTGCTCGAAACCGGCTTCTCCACCGCGGAAACGGTCAGCAAGATCGCTGGTCGCGGCGTCGGCATGGACGTCGTGCATTCCGAGATCAAGCAGCTCGGTGGATCCCTGTCGATCGACTCGACGCGCGGCAAGGGTTCGCAGTTCACGGTGCGTCTGCCCTTCACGCTGGCGGTGACGCAGGCGATTCTGGTGCGGCTCGGCGAGCATTTGTTCGCAGTGCCGATGTCGTCGGTGCAGGGCGTGGTCCGGATCCGACGCGAAGACCTCGATGCGCGCATGCACCAGCCGAACCCGAGCTACAGCTATGGTGGTGACGACTACACCATCTATGAAATGCACGACCTGCTCGGCACCGTGTCGCACCGCGCCACCGATGATGCGCAGGTGCCGCTGCTGATGATCCGTTCCGGCGACCAGCGCGCTGCCGTGCGTGTGGATGCCGTGCTCGGCAGCCGCGAAGTCGTGGTCAAGTCGGTTGGCCCGCAGATCAGCTCGGTGCCGGGCATTTTCGGCGCCACCATCATGGGCGATGGTTCCGTGGTGATGATCCTCGACATGGCGCCGCTGGTTCGCAAGGTCGCGGCGCTGCGCCAGACCGTCATCGACGAACAGGGCCAGGAAGTGCCCTACCTGCCGGTGCAGACGCCGGTCGTGGCCGAACGCCGCCAGCCACTGGTCATGGTGGTCGACGACTCGATCACGATGCGCAAGGTCACCAGCCGCGTGCTCGAACGCAACGACATCGAGGTCA